A genomic region of Azoarcus sp. KH32C contains the following coding sequences:
- a CDS encoding NAD(P) transhydrogenase subunit alpha yields MEGFGAIYIFMLAAFTGYEVISRVPVILHTPLMSGSNFVHGVVLVGAMVVLGEADPADPVQLAIGFVAVFLGAANAAGGYVVTERMLAMFKSKTGGAQ; encoded by the coding sequence GTGGAAGGCTTTGGTGCAATCTATATCTTCATGCTGGCCGCGTTCACCGGTTACGAGGTGATCTCGCGCGTGCCGGTGATTCTGCATACGCCGCTGATGTCGGGCTCGAACTTCGTGCACGGCGTCGTCCTGGTGGGTGCGATGGTGGTGCTCGGCGAGGCCGATCCGGCCGATCCGGTGCAGCTCGCGATCGGCTTCGTCGCGGTGTTCCTCGGCGCGGCCAACGCGGCGGGCGGCTACGTCGTCACCGAGCGCATGCTCGCGATGTTCAAGTCCAAGACTGGAGGTGCGCAATGA
- a CDS encoding NAD(P)(+) transhydrogenase (Re/Si-specific) subunit beta, with product MSGLIQLAYFGVAVVFILGLKAMSSPVTARKGIVWAGYAMIAATLVTFYTPGMQNYGLMITAIALGGAIAWWSGKVVKMTDMPQMVAIYNGMGGGAAAAIAALEFARGANHGVVASALAVLGALIGSVAFSGSCIAFAKLQGIMTKAWRLPQQNMVNIGLAGLAVVLGLAIIFAGTPPSALVILFFLVALALGAILTSPIGGADMPVVISLLNAFTGLAVGFEGYVLGNPALIVAGIVVGASGTLLTQLMAKAMNRPIRNVIFTPITGAAAGGGEAIEGTMKELSALDAASVMRYASKVVIVPGYGMAVAGAQHKVWEMAQLLEEGGVEVVFAIHPVAGRMPGHMNVLLAEAGVPYDKIFDMEEINSDFPQVDVALVIGANDVVNPVARTDKSSPIYGMPILNVDMAHNVIVVKRGQGAGYSGIENALFFKDNCRMLYGSAQQIIGEVITHVKALEV from the coding sequence ATGAGCGGACTGATCCAGTTGGCGTACTTCGGCGTGGCCGTCGTGTTCATCCTCGGCCTGAAGGCGATGAGCTCGCCGGTCACCGCGCGCAAGGGCATCGTTTGGGCCGGCTACGCGATGATCGCGGCGACCCTCGTCACGTTCTACACGCCCGGCATGCAAAACTATGGCCTGATGATCACGGCCATCGCGCTCGGCGGGGCGATCGCGTGGTGGTCGGGTAAGGTCGTCAAGATGACCGACATGCCGCAGATGGTCGCCATCTACAACGGCATGGGTGGCGGTGCGGCGGCGGCGATTGCGGCGCTCGAGTTCGCTCGCGGGGCAAACCACGGGGTGGTCGCGAGCGCGCTCGCGGTGCTCGGTGCGTTGATCGGCTCGGTCGCCTTCTCCGGTTCGTGCATCGCCTTCGCGAAGCTGCAGGGCATCATGACCAAAGCGTGGCGGCTGCCGCAGCAGAACATGGTGAACATCGGCCTCGCCGGTCTCGCCGTGGTGCTGGGGCTGGCGATCATCTTCGCCGGTACGCCGCCGTCGGCGCTTGTCATCCTGTTCTTCCTCGTCGCGCTCGCGCTCGGCGCGATCCTCACCAGCCCGATCGGCGGTGCCGACATGCCGGTGGTGATCTCGCTGCTGAACGCCTTCACCGGTCTCGCGGTCGGCTTTGAAGGCTACGTGCTCGGCAATCCGGCGCTGATCGTCGCGGGCATCGTCGTCGGCGCGTCCGGCACGCTGCTCACGCAGCTGATGGCGAAGGCGATGAACCGCCCGATCCGGAACGTCATCTTCACGCCGATCACCGGCGCGGCAGCCGGCGGCGGCGAGGCGATCGAGGGCACGATGAAGGAACTGTCGGCGCTCGATGCGGCCTCCGTGATGCGCTACGCCTCGAAGGTCGTCATCGTGCCGGGTTATGGCATGGCGGTCGCCGGGGCGCAGCACAAGGTGTGGGAGATGGCGCAGCTGCTGGAAGAGGGCGGCGTCGAGGTCGTGTTCGCGATCCACCCGGTCGCGGGCCGCATGCCGGGGCACATGAACGTGCTGCTGGCGGAAGCCGGCGTGCCCTATGACAAGATCTTCGACATGGAAGAGATCAACTCCGACTTCCCGCAAGTGGACGTTGCCCTCGTGATCGGCGCGAACGACGTCGTGAACCCGGTCGCGCGTACCGACAAGTCGAGCCCGATCTACGGCATGCCGATCCTCAACGTCGACATGGCGCACAACGTCATCGTCGTCAAACGCGGCCAGGGCGCGGGCTACTCGGGCATCGAGAACGCGCTCTTCTTCAAGGACAACTGCCGCATGCTGTACGGCAGCGCGCAGCAGATCATCGGCGAAGTCATCACGCACGTGAAGGCGCTGGAGGTCTGA
- a CDS encoding EAL domain-containing protein, whose amino-acid sequence MSAQMNAARPPQGNENPEEPFIPDFSEGAETGLYLALFELLDEGLIITGDEIVLEANSAACRLLERDYRQIAGKPLCDLFPSERDFLDARARLFIQGEMRGSLRVALPGERHRDLRFVAAARIRPGIHALILSPDIIAEAYANAPFTDEPPADTVWPRLAAAVEQPVIVIDENERIAATNAAALEALGLKRGSIVGHALNACMEVEWPGVNASPVACLQVPGRAEAIHARVLPGPKPDWRLLILPPADQPKIASTGDSASAPISPETGDDAIERVFADSPLPTLLCEGPELGIFAANAAAARVYGYSRTALCGMRIGDLRVQPEDGRNPTESGIWQHRRKDGSVFDVDILAYPIESKSHPGAAVVMHDLPDAPLLAFETRLRQAVDLKQLEVHFQPLIDARDNSVRGGEALLRWHHPELGLIPFQRFAGVARDAGQLTRMGDWILQTACTEAATWNGAGQGVRVTVNIALEQITHGDLAARVRHALAASGLPARLLELDLDERVFCDDSARVVTTVAAIAEMGVQLAIDDFGRGLASIPRLKRYPVRALKLDPQLVREVGIRDDSDAIVEAISSMAGILGLDVLARGVETDAQQAFLSALGCHLQQGPLFGRPMTAEAFRAYLATK is encoded by the coding sequence ATGAGCGCCCAGATGAACGCAGCCCGTCCCCCGCAGGGCAATGAAAACCCCGAAGAGCCCTTCATCCCGGATTTTTCCGAGGGTGCGGAGACCGGGCTCTACCTTGCCCTGTTCGAACTGCTCGACGAAGGCCTGATCATCACGGGCGACGAGATCGTCCTCGAAGCGAACAGCGCCGCCTGCCGGCTGCTCGAGCGCGACTACCGGCAGATCGCCGGCAAGCCGCTGTGCGATCTCTTCCCGTCCGAACGCGACTTCCTCGATGCCCGCGCCCGGCTCTTCATCCAGGGCGAGATGCGCGGCAGCCTGCGCGTCGCGCTGCCGGGCGAGCGGCACCGCGACCTGCGCTTCGTCGCCGCGGCACGCATCCGTCCCGGCATCCACGCGCTGATCCTCAGCCCGGACATCATCGCGGAAGCGTACGCGAACGCCCCCTTCACCGACGAGCCGCCCGCCGACACGGTGTGGCCGCGGCTTGCCGCAGCGGTCGAGCAGCCCGTGATCGTGATCGACGAAAACGAACGCATCGCCGCCACCAACGCCGCCGCGCTCGAAGCCCTGGGCCTCAAGCGCGGAAGCATCGTCGGCCACGCTTTGAACGCGTGCATGGAGGTCGAATGGCCGGGCGTCAACGCCTCGCCCGTGGCGTGCCTGCAGGTGCCGGGTCGCGCGGAGGCGATACACGCACGCGTGCTGCCGGGCCCCAAGCCCGACTGGCGTCTGCTGATTCTGCCGCCGGCGGATCAGCCGAAGATCGCATCAACTGGGGACTCGGCGTCGGCGCCCATTTCTCCCGAGACGGGGGACGATGCAATCGAGCGCGTCTTCGCCGACAGTCCACTCCCGACGCTGCTATGCGAAGGGCCGGAACTCGGCATCTTCGCTGCCAATGCCGCCGCCGCGCGCGTGTACGGTTACTCGCGGACAGCGCTATGCGGAATGCGGATCGGCGACCTGCGGGTGCAACCGGAAGACGGCCGCAATCCGACTGAATCCGGTATCTGGCAGCATCGGCGCAAGGATGGCAGTGTCTTCGACGTCGACATCCTCGCCTACCCGATCGAATCGAAATCCCATCCCGGCGCGGCCGTCGTCATGCACGACCTGCCTGACGCACCGCTGCTCGCGTTCGAAACGCGGCTGCGGCAGGCGGTCGACCTCAAGCAGCTGGAAGTCCATTTCCAGCCGCTGATCGACGCCCGGGACAATTCCGTGCGCGGCGGCGAGGCGCTGCTGCGCTGGCATCACCCGGAACTCGGTCTGATTCCCTTCCAGCGCTTCGCCGGCGTCGCGCGCGATGCCGGCCAACTCACGCGGATGGGGGACTGGATCCTGCAGACCGCCTGCACCGAAGCCGCGACATGGAACGGCGCCGGACAGGGCGTGCGAGTGACGGTCAATATCGCGCTGGAGCAGATCACGCACGGCGACCTCGCCGCTCGCGTGCGCCACGCGCTGGCCGCCTCCGGCTTGCCGGCCCGGCTGCTGGAGCTGGACCTCGACGAGCGGGTGTTCTGCGACGACAGCGCGCGCGTCGTCACGACGGTTGCCGCCATCGCGGAGATGGGCGTGCAACTCGCGATCGACGATTTCGGTCGCGGCCTCGCGTCGATTCCCCGTCTCAAGCGCTACCCGGTGCGTGCGCTGAAGCTCGACCCGCAGCTCGTGCGCGAGGTCGGCATCCGCGACGACAGCGATGCGATCGTCGAGGCAATTTCGAGCATGGCTGGCATCCTTGGACTCGATGTGCTCGCGCGCGGCGTCGAAACGGACGCACAGCAGGCCTTCCTCTCCGCGCTCGGCTGCCACCTGCAGCAGGGGCCGCTGTTCGGCCGACCGATGACTGCCGAGGCCTTCCGGGCCTACCTCGCTACTAAGTAG
- a CDS encoding DEAD/DEAH box helicase: protein MSFADLGLIPELLRAVADTGYTTPTPIQQQAIPVVLAGRDIMGGAQTGTGKTAGFTLPLLNRLARHASASTSPARHPVRALILAPTRELAMQVFESVKTYSKYVPLRTTCIYGGVDMKPQIQELRNGVEIVVATPGRLLDHVQQKTIVLNQVEMLVLDEADRMLDMGFIPDIRRILDLLPASRQSLLFSATFSDEIKKLADQMLKEPQLIEVARRNTVSETITHVVHPVSAGLKRNLLVHLLRHEPDTQALVFVATKLACGRLAHFLERHDIAADAIHGDKGQSQRTEALEAFKSGKLRVLVATDVAARGLDIDDLPSVINFELPHTAEDYVHRIGRTGRAGRKGRAVSLVSSEEKHLLADIEKLIKLQIPQEDVAGFDPEPDFHESGSRGKHGRKGSHAETEPARENGRGPRTGSPAKGGDSARRKKSTIAADGFDFSKPYQPTGAAGSLDSASADHLSPLPKRNARPIPFLLGGLGRK from the coding sequence ATGAGTTTCGCCGACCTCGGGTTGATTCCCGAGTTGCTACGCGCGGTAGCCGACACCGGTTATACGACCCCCACTCCGATCCAGCAGCAGGCCATCCCCGTCGTGCTGGCCGGGCGCGACATCATGGGCGGTGCGCAGACCGGTACCGGCAAGACCGCAGGCTTCACGCTGCCGCTGCTGAACCGCCTCGCCCGCCACGCCAGCGCCTCCACGAGCCCTGCCCGCCATCCGGTGCGTGCGTTGATCCTCGCGCCGACACGTGAGCTCGCGATGCAGGTGTTCGAATCGGTGAAGACCTACAGCAAGTACGTGCCGCTGCGCACGACCTGCATCTATGGCGGCGTCGACATGAAGCCGCAGATCCAGGAGCTGCGCAACGGCGTCGAGATCGTCGTCGCGACACCGGGACGGCTCCTCGACCACGTGCAGCAGAAGACCATCGTCCTGAACCAGGTCGAGATGCTGGTGCTGGACGAAGCCGATCGCATGCTGGACATGGGCTTCATCCCGGACATCCGCCGCATCCTCGACCTGCTGCCGGCGAGCCGCCAGAGCCTGCTGTTCTCGGCGACCTTCTCGGACGAGATCAAGAAGCTCGCCGACCAGATGCTGAAGGAGCCGCAGCTGATCGAGGTCGCGCGGCGCAATACGGTGTCGGAGACGATCACCCACGTCGTGCACCCGGTCTCGGCGGGCCTCAAGCGCAACCTGCTGGTGCATCTGCTGCGCCACGAGCCTGACACCCAGGCGCTGGTGTTCGTCGCGACCAAGCTCGCCTGCGGCCGTCTCGCGCACTTCCTTGAGCGCCATGACATTGCCGCCGATGCGATCCATGGCGACAAGGGGCAGTCGCAGCGCACCGAGGCGCTGGAAGCCTTCAAGTCCGGCAAACTGCGCGTGCTCGTCGCGACCGACGTCGCGGCGCGCGGGCTGGACATCGACGACCTGCCCTCGGTGATCAACTTCGAGCTGCCACATACCGCCGAAGACTACGTGCACCGCATCGGGCGCACCGGCCGCGCCGGTCGCAAGGGTCGCGCGGTGTCGCTGGTGAGCAGCGAGGAAAAGCACCTGCTGGCCGACATCGAAAAGCTCATCAAGCTGCAGATTCCGCAGGAAGACGTCGCCGGATTCGACCCGGAGCCGGATTTCCACGAAAGCGGTAGCCGTGGCAAGCACGGTCGCAAGGGCAGCCATGCGGAGACCGAACCGGCGCGCGAGAATGGGCGCGGACCGCGCACGGGATCGCCGGCCAAGGGCGGAGACTCCGCACGTCGCAAGAAATCGACGATCGCGGCCGACGGATTCGATTTCAGCAAGCCATATCAACCGACAGGCGCCGCCGGCAGCCTCGACAGCGCCTCCGCGGACCATCTGTCGCCGCTGCCCAAGCGCAATGCGCGCCCGATCCCCTTCCTGCTCGGCGGACTGGGACGAAAATAA
- the rlmM gene encoding 23S rRNA (cytidine(2498)-2'-O)-methyltransferase RlmM codes for MHPSPTQNRLPLSVYGLLALCRAGFEKEVATELEAFCAEIGMSGFVRAQPGQAFVTFESHEAVDFAELAEHCDWRTLIFARQLLPWFARVDNLPERDRATPIVAAAREAGQRFASLMLETPDTDEAKQQSGFCRRFTAPLQRELEKAGAFREGAKGLPELHVLFGDASTAWLCASLPGRAALWPMGIPRLRMLREAGSRSTLKLAEAIFTLLTEEERNAGLRAGLRAVDLGAAPGGWTWQLAHRGLRVTSIDNGPMAPSVMATGLVEHVRADGFTWRPQRPVEWMVCDMVEQPTRIAALVADWIATGRCRRTIFNLKLPMKKRLDAVEQCRAIITKRLVNEGPFVLRLKHLYHDREEITGYLALRKSA; via the coding sequence ATGCATCCTTCTCCCACCCAGAACCGCCTCCCGCTCTCCGTCTACGGCCTGCTCGCATTGTGCCGCGCGGGCTTCGAAAAGGAAGTGGCCACCGAACTGGAAGCCTTTTGTGCCGAGATCGGCATGAGCGGTTTCGTGCGGGCCCAGCCCGGCCAGGCCTTCGTGACCTTCGAAAGCCATGAGGCGGTCGACTTCGCGGAGCTCGCAGAGCATTGCGACTGGCGCACGCTGATCTTCGCCCGCCAGTTGCTGCCATGGTTCGCCCGCGTCGACAACCTGCCCGAACGTGACCGGGCGACGCCGATCGTCGCCGCGGCGCGTGAAGCCGGCCAGCGCTTTGCGAGCCTGATGCTGGAGACGCCGGACACGGACGAGGCGAAGCAGCAGTCCGGCTTCTGCCGCCGCTTCACGGCGCCGCTTCAACGCGAACTGGAAAAGGCCGGCGCCTTCCGCGAAGGTGCGAAGGGGCTGCCGGAACTGCATGTGCTTTTCGGCGACGCGTCGACCGCATGGTTGTGCGCGTCCCTGCCCGGCCGCGCGGCGCTATGGCCAATGGGCATTCCGCGCCTGCGCATGCTGCGCGAGGCCGGCAGCCGCTCGACGCTGAAGCTCGCCGAGGCGATCTTCACGCTGCTCACGGAGGAAGAGCGCAACGCCGGATTGCGTGCGGGGCTGCGCGCGGTGGATCTCGGCGCGGCACCGGGCGGCTGGACCTGGCAGCTCGCCCACCGCGGGCTGCGCGTGACATCGATCGACAACGGCCCGATGGCTCCCTCCGTGATGGCGACAGGCCTCGTCGAGCACGTCCGTGCCGATGGCTTTACCTGGCGTCCGCAACGTCCCGTCGAGTGGATGGTGTGCGACATGGTCGAGCAGCCGACGCGGATTGCGGCGCTCGTCGCGGACTGGATCGCCACCGGGCGCTGCCGCCGGACGATCTTCAACCTCAAGCTACCGATGAAGAAGCGCCTCGACGCCGTCGAACAGTGCCGCGCGATCATCACCAAGCGCCTCGTGAACGAAGGGCCCTTCGTGCTGCGCCTCAAGCACCTGTATCACGACCGCGAGGAAATCACCGGCTATCTCGCGCTGCGCAAATCCGCTTGA
- a CDS encoding extracellular solute-binding protein — protein sequence MKPVARVLQNGFTALLCCGALVGLPATVHAAKPKAAPAAPAKAAPAAGPREIRLGHQLDPDRAEALQKLVTRFNERSKDYRIVLTALADGDTPDMAIVLGDDLERYFSGKVGYKPLSAVMRDAGVPLQTLKPPATMTRSLVDGKGQLLALPVALSTPVMYFNRNEFKRVGLNPDALPKTWFDLQQVLGQLVDAGSQCPYTVSQPGRVMIENTSAWHNEPVAARQAKGERAAFNGMLQVKHIAMMASWHRARYLRTFDTDSEAEGRFAAGECAVIAAPSSSWTDFRRKANFEVGIAPLPYHDDFAGGGAPQNTLAEGGAMWVSAGKPAAEYKGVAQFVAFWLQPENQIAWERESGYLPLNRAGVFAAQSDLLAPDLDNVRVAVAQLTAKPATADSSATSITGRSRVMSILDEELRAVWADRKPAKEALDTAVVRVQSLMSGVR from the coding sequence ATGAAGCCTGTGGCTCGAGTACTGCAAAATGGTTTTACGGCGCTGCTCTGTTGTGGCGCCTTGGTCGGTTTGCCCGCGACGGTGCATGCGGCGAAACCCAAGGCCGCTCCGGCCGCCCCCGCGAAGGCAGCTCCAGCCGCCGGACCGCGTGAAATCCGCCTCGGGCATCAGCTCGATCCGGACCGCGCCGAAGCGTTGCAGAAGCTCGTTACCCGCTTCAACGAGCGCAGCAAGGATTACCGCATCGTGCTGACGGCGCTGGCCGACGGCGATACGCCGGACATGGCCATCGTCCTGGGCGACGATCTCGAGCGCTACTTCAGCGGCAAGGTCGGCTACAAGCCGCTGTCGGCCGTGATGCGTGATGCAGGCGTGCCGCTGCAGACGCTGAAGCCGCCCGCCACGATGACCCGTTCGCTGGTCGACGGCAAGGGGCAGTTGCTGGCGCTGCCGGTCGCGTTGTCGACGCCGGTCATGTACTTCAATCGCAACGAATTCAAGCGCGTCGGCCTCAACCCCGATGCGCTCCCGAAGACCTGGTTCGATCTGCAGCAAGTGCTCGGCCAACTGGTCGACGCCGGTTCGCAATGCCCCTACACGGTCTCGCAACCGGGCCGCGTGATGATCGAGAACACCAGCGCCTGGCATAACGAGCCGGTCGCCGCGCGTCAGGCCAAGGGCGAGCGGGCGGCTTTTAATGGCATGCTGCAGGTCAAGCACATCGCGATGATGGCGAGCTGGCATCGTGCGCGCTACCTGCGCACCTTCGACACCGACAGCGAAGCCGAGGGCCGCTTCGCCGCCGGCGAGTGCGCGGTGATCGCTGCCCCGTCGTCGAGCTGGACCGACTTCCGCCGCAAGGCGAATTTCGAGGTCGGCATCGCCCCGCTGCCCTACCACGACGATTTTGCCGGCGGCGGCGCTCCGCAGAACACGCTGGCCGAAGGGGGCGCCATGTGGGTGTCCGCAGGCAAGCCGGCCGCCGAGTACAAGGGCGTCGCGCAGTTCGTCGCATTCTGGCTGCAGCCTGAAAACCAGATCGCCTGGGAACGCGAATCGGGCTACCTGCCGCTCAACCGTGCCGGCGTCTTCGCGGCACAGAGCGACCTGTTGGCGCCCGACCTCGATAACGTGCGCGTCGCCGTCGCCCAGCTCACCGCCAAGCCTGCCACGGCCGATTCGAGCGCCACGTCCATCACTGGCCGTTCCCGCGTGATGAGCATCCTCGACGAAGAGCTCCGTGCCGTATGGGCCGATCGCAAGCCCGCCAAGGAGGCGCTGGACACTGCGGTGGTGCGTGTGCAGAGCCTGATGTCCGGCGTACGCTGA
- the ugpQ gene encoding glycerophosphodiester phosphodiesterase produces MAARDWSLPRVLAHRCGGTLAPENTLAGLAVAAACNCGGVEFDVMLNASGSPVLIHDETLERTTSGRGRVADLPDEAMATLDAGTWFDSRFAGERIPSLESALARCIALDLAINLEIKPSEGADEATAECVVRTLRRHWSGGAPPLVLSSFSEASLAVAAALAPEMPRGLLVGAVPDDWEERCRRLGAVSLHAGERSLDHATVAAVRQAGLRMACYTVNDPLQAQTLSKWGVDCVITDRPDIVRAADRGL; encoded by the coding sequence ATGGCCGCGCGCGACTGGTCCCTGCCACGCGTCCTGGCGCACCGCTGCGGCGGCACCTTGGCGCCGGAGAACACGCTGGCGGGGCTGGCCGTCGCGGCCGCCTGCAATTGTGGTGGCGTCGAATTCGACGTGATGCTCAATGCCAGCGGCTCGCCGGTGTTGATTCACGATGAGACGCTGGAACGCACGACCAGCGGCCGGGGCCGCGTCGCCGACCTCCCCGACGAGGCGATGGCGACGCTGGACGCGGGCACGTGGTTCGACTCGCGTTTTGCCGGCGAACGGATTCCGTCGCTCGAGTCCGCGCTGGCCCGCTGTATCGCGCTCGACTTGGCAATCAACCTCGAGATCAAGCCCTCGGAAGGCGCCGACGAGGCGACCGCCGAATGCGTCGTTCGCACGCTGCGGCGCCACTGGAGCGGCGGAGCCCCCCCGCTGGTGCTGTCGTCTTTTTCCGAAGCATCGCTCGCGGTCGCCGCCGCGCTCGCGCCCGAGATGCCACGCGGGCTGCTCGTCGGGGCCGTCCCCGACGACTGGGAGGAACGCTGCCGCCGGCTCGGCGCCGTGTCGCTCCATGCCGGCGAGCGCTCGCTCGACCATGCGACCGTGGCGGCGGTCCGACAAGCCGGACTCCGCATGGCCTGCTACACGGTGAACGATCCCCTCCAGGCGCAGACGCTCTCGAAATGGGGCGTGGACTGCGTGATCACGGACCGCCCCGACATCGTTCGCGCCGCAGACCGCGGGCTCTGA
- the ispB gene encoding octaprenyl diphosphate synthase, which yields MSTQQLYAPIAADMQAVDAVIRQRLYSDVVLIRQVAEYIIQSGGKRLRPALVLFSANAMGYRGVHHHELAAVVEFIHTATLLHDDVVDESELRRGNKTANAMFGNAASVLVGDFLYSRAFQMMVGVNNMRVMQVLADATNMIAEGEVLQLLNCHNADVEIEDYLRVIRYKTAKLFEAATRLGAILSGADQETEERMAAFGMHLGTAFQLIDDVLDYSSDEAATGKHLGDDLAEGKPTLPLIHAMQHGTPEQAALVRGAIESGGRDEFPRILEAIHETGALEETRRHARAEAQRAIDAISSLSPSIFKEALLQLSDFAVERNH from the coding sequence TTGTCGACCCAGCAGCTCTACGCGCCGATCGCAGCCGATATGCAGGCCGTCGATGCGGTGATCCGTCAGCGTCTCTACTCCGATGTCGTGCTCATCCGGCAGGTCGCGGAGTACATCATCCAAAGCGGCGGCAAGCGCCTGCGCCCGGCGCTGGTGCTGTTTTCGGCCAACGCGATGGGATACCGGGGCGTTCATCACCACGAACTGGCGGCCGTCGTCGAGTTCATTCACACCGCGACCTTGCTGCACGACGACGTCGTGGACGAATCCGAGCTGCGCCGCGGCAACAAGACGGCGAATGCGATGTTCGGCAACGCCGCGTCGGTTCTCGTCGGCGATTTCCTCTATTCGCGTGCCTTCCAGATGATGGTCGGCGTCAACAACATGCGCGTGATGCAGGTCCTGGCCGATGCGACGAACATGATCGCCGAGGGCGAGGTGCTGCAATTGCTGAACTGTCACAACGCGGATGTCGAGATCGAGGACTACCTGCGCGTGATCCGCTACAAGACGGCGAAACTGTTCGAGGCTGCGACGCGTCTGGGCGCGATCCTCTCCGGCGCCGACCAAGAGACGGAGGAACGCATGGCCGCCTTCGGCATGCACCTCGGCACCGCCTTTCAGCTCATCGACGACGTGCTGGACTACTCGTCCGACGAAGCCGCGACTGGCAAACACCTCGGCGACGACCTCGCCGAAGGCAAGCCGACGCTGCCGCTGATCCATGCGATGCAGCACGGCACGCCCGAGCAGGCGGCACTGGTCCGTGGCGCGATCGAAAGCGGTGGGCGCGACGAATTTCCGAGGATTCTCGAAGCGATTCACGAGACTGGCGCCCTGGAAGAGACGCGCCGTCACGCGCGCGCCGAGGCGCAACGCGCGATCGACGCAATTTCTTCACTTTCCCCTTCCATTTTCAAAGAAGCGCTGCTACAATTATCGGACTTTGCAGTTGAGAGAAATCACTAA
- a CDS encoding site-specific integrase, translating into MEQTRPGFAPFLLQRPEQPSRDPFAACPPLLPIPVLALIGVSRMSSSQAASSSIQNRSPFVVTVRTDVTLNRRFSFTDRKKAQTYVEALADRGIKARLTQLETSFQLRVRRKGVPEQFITFDTFEAAEQTRLHIEAQLSVSVVRDYSVATKTTLRDLLERYLEQVVPSHKGASIERTRIRRLLREEAFVDKKLAALTTEDLQDFITDRLTEVAPATVDRELDMISQTLNYADDVWKIAPVESPFKGLRRPKYFNERDRRLAPSEEKELLEAARADENPYVEPAIVLALETAMRRSELLGLAAADINFELRYAFLRDTKNGRSRKVPLSMRALQVIRALLALQNLSENDDSTTLLLPLTPNALKKAFFNRVIPKSRVVDFHFHDLRHEAISRLAESERFGLLELQAISGHRDVRMLQRYAHLCAGSLATKMDEVRGSTTEYTHRGRRRTVFKPEEIARSLPPAGSGTTPVTPAPVAEVQAAPETVSTAVTPTIRTPSPAARAPAANVIDFRAAVLRRAACA; encoded by the coding sequence ATGGAGCAAACTCGACCAGGGTTTGCTCCATTTTTGCTCCAACGTCCGGAGCAGCCGTCCCGCGATCCGTTCGCGGCATGCCCTCCGCTTTTGCCTATACCGGTACTCGCCCTCATCGGAGTATCGCGCATGTCGTCCTCGCAGGCTGCCTCGAGCAGCATTCAGAATCGTTCCCCGTTTGTCGTCACCGTTCGAACCGACGTCACGCTGAACCGCCGCTTCTCGTTCACCGACCGAAAAAAGGCTCAGACCTACGTCGAAGCCCTCGCGGACCGCGGCATCAAGGCTCGCCTCACGCAGCTCGAAACGTCGTTCCAGTTGCGCGTGCGCAGGAAAGGCGTTCCCGAGCAGTTCATCACCTTCGATACCTTCGAGGCGGCCGAGCAAACGCGCCTCCATATTGAAGCGCAACTGTCGGTGAGCGTCGTGCGTGACTACTCCGTCGCGACGAAGACGACACTGCGCGACCTCCTCGAGCGCTACCTTGAGCAGGTCGTTCCCTCCCACAAAGGCGCCAGCATCGAGCGCACCCGCATCCGGCGACTGCTACGCGAGGAGGCTTTCGTCGACAAGAAACTCGCGGCGCTCACGACCGAAGACCTGCAGGACTTCATCACCGACCGCCTCACCGAGGTGGCGCCCGCCACCGTCGACCGCGAACTCGACATGATTTCGCAGACGCTGAACTACGCGGACGACGTGTGGAAAATCGCTCCCGTGGAAAGCCCGTTCAAGGGGCTGCGGCGGCCGAAATACTTCAATGAGCGCGATCGGCGCCTGGCGCCGAGCGAGGAGAAGGAGCTGCTCGAGGCGGCGCGCGCGGATGAGAATCCGTATGTCGAGCCCGCCATCGTGCTGGCGCTCGAGACGGCGATGCGCCGTAGCGAGCTCCTGGGACTTGCCGCGGCCGACATCAACTTCGAGTTGCGCTATGCATTCCTGCGCGACACCAAAAACGGTCGCAGTCGCAAGGTGCCGCTCAGCATGCGCGCGCTGCAAGTCATCCGCGCGTTGCTTGCGCTGCAGAACCTGTCCGAGAATGACGACAGCACGACCTTGCTGCTCCCCCTCACGCCCAACGCCTTGAAAAAGGCGTTCTTCAACCGGGTCATTCCCAAGAGCAGGGTCGTGGATTTCCACTTTCACGACCTGCGGCACGAGGCCATCTCGCGCCTGGCGGAGTCCGAACGCTTCGGACTCCTCGAGCTCCAGGCCATTTCAGGCCATCGCGACGTGCGCATGCTGCAGCGCTACGCCCACCTATGCGCGGGCAGTCTTGCCACCAAGATGGACGAAGTTCGGGGCTCGACGACGGAATACACCCACCGCGGGCGCCGCCGAACTGTCTTCAAGCCCGAAGAAATTGCTCGCTCGCTGCCGCCAGCCGGGTCCGGCACGACCCCGGTGACTCCTGCCCCAGTCGCCGAGGTGCAGGCTGCGCCGGAGACAGTGTCCACGGCGGTGACCCCGACCATTCGTACTCCATCACCGGCCGCGCGAGCGCCTGCTGCGAACGTCATCGATTTTCGCGCCGCAGTGCTGCGCCGTGCTGCCTGCGCCTGA